The following coding sequences lie in one Osmerus mordax isolate fOsmMor3 chromosome 13, fOsmMor3.pri, whole genome shotgun sequence genomic window:
- the si:ch211-71n6.4 gene encoding para-nitrobenzyl esterase — MSEEGLEVCEEGLEVCEEGLELSEEGLEMCERMEYRYLVQEEEEEEVQYVRHRRYVGPALVLSRRCSLLLCVGVAALLSLAGYLAYLAQTPRPGHLEVTTDCGRFRGTQKDGAYSFKGIPYAAPPTGQRRWAPPERPACGEGVRDATRVGSMCPQVRPLSSAGTVMGNEDCLFLNVWTPCMAPAMPLPVMVWLHGGFLHMLSGAEEGYAPSEALALKTGIVYVSFNYRLNALGFLALEVLREGSPTNTSGNYGFMDQIAALQWVQRNIHAFGGDPHKVTILGQSSGGTSVWVLMMSPLAMGLFWAAVDQSGSALLNASLERAERDNLMFLNRTGCSHLACLRQLTATQILEAIPWSQYPSWGADALLDLPTRGEMLGAVAVVDGHLLPAPPLQIWEEGGHFSDVPFLIGTTEQEMDFLPPYDNISMWTWGDYDWFVREKLDSFGGNVSAEALALYPSSALCPTPVRCPERAFTTMVSDLRATCPNNHLARSAAAALSSPVHRYLVTHTPSRPVAVQGAPGAPVGGLWSFPGRFSFHGLDTVAFFLGLEGLLGGLSSQDAAFQELIIHSLVHLAREGKMPEGWPEYPEGTAVLSASLKVVSSYSADRCRLWEENGFYSYAWIN, encoded by the exons ATGAgtgaggagggtctggaggtgtgtgaggagggtctggaggtgtgtgaggagggtctGGAGTTGAGTGAGGAGGGTCTGGAGATGTGTGAGAGGATGGAGTACCGCTAcctggtgcaggaggaggaggaagaggaggtgcagTATGTACGTCACAGACGCTACGTCGGCCCCGCCCTGGTCCTGTCCAGACGCTGCTCGCTCCTCCTCTGTGTGGGGGTAGCCGCCCTGCTGTCCCTCGCTGGCTACCTGGCGTACCTGGCCCAGACCCCGCGCCCTGGACACCTGGAGGTCACCACGGACTGCGGACGCTTCAGAGGAACACAG AAAGACGGCGCTTACTCCTTCAAAGGCATTCCCTACGCCGCGCCCCCCACGGGCCAGCGGCGCTGGGCGCCCCCGGAGCGCCCGGCGTGTGGCGAGGGGGTGAGGGATGCCACACGGGTGGGCAGCATGTGCCCTCAGGTGCGCCCGCTGTCCTCCGCCGGGACGGTTATGGGAAACGAGGACTGCCTGTTCCTCAACGTGTGGACCCCCTGCATGGCACCCGCCATGCCCCTGCCCGTCATGGTGTGGCTGCATGGGGGTTtcctgcacatgctcagtgGGGCGGAAGAGGGCTACGCTCCCTCGGAGGCGCTGGCATTAAAGACAGGCATCGTTTACGTCAGCTTCAACTACCGGCTCAACGCCCTCGGGTTCCTGGCCCTGGAGGTGCTGAGAGAGGGCTCTCCCACCAACACCtcag GAAACTACGGCTTCATGGACCAGATCGCAGCCctgcagtgggtccagaggAACATCCATGCTTTCGGAGGAGATCCTCACAAGGTCACCATCCTGGGCCAGAGCTCAG GTGGGACCTCTGTGTGGGTGCTGATGATGTCTCCCCTGGCGATGGGGCTGTTCTGGGCGGCGGTGGACCAGAGTGGCTCGGCTCTGCTAAACGCCTCGCTGGAAAGGGCGGAGAGAGATAACCTGATGTTCCTGAACCGTACAGGCTGCTCTCACCTGGCCTGTCTCAGACAGCTGACCGCCACACAGATActcgag gccatCCCCTGGAGCCAGTACCCATCGTGGGGAGCAGATGCCCTGCTGGACCTGCCCACCCGGGGGGAGATGCTGGGGGCGGTGGCAGTGGTGGACGGGCACCTCCTCCCGGCCCCCCCCCTGCAgatctgggaggaggggggccacTTCAGCGACGTGCCCTTCCTCATAGGAACCACAGAGCAAGAGATGGACTTCCT aCCGCCCTATGACAACATCTCCATGTGGACGTGGGGGGACTATGATTGGTTCGTGAGGG AGAAACTAGACTCGTTTGGAGGGAATGTTTCTGCGGAGGCGCTGGCTCTGTACCCCAGCTCAGCGCTCTGCCCCACCCCTGTCCGTTGCCCCGAGAGGGCCTTCACCACCATGGTGTCTGACCTGAGGGCCACCTGCCCCAACAACCACCTGGCCAGGAGTGCAGCAG CGGCCCTGAGCAGTCCTGTGCACCGctacctggtcacacacaccccGTCCCGGCCGGTGGCGGTGCAGGGGGCCCCCGGGGCCCCCGTGGGGGGGCTGTGGTCCTTCCCTGGACGGTTCTCCTTCCACGGCCTGGACACCGTGGCCTTCTtcctggggctggaggggctgctgGGGGGGCTGTCGTCCCAGGACGCAGCCTTCCAGGAGCTCATCATCCACAGCCTCGTCCACCTGgccagagagg GTAAGATGCCGGAGGGTTGGCCAGAGTACCCAGAAGGCACTGCGGTGCTGTCGGCCAGTCTGAAGGTGGTGAGCTCCTACTCTGCTGACCGCTGCAGACTGTGGGAGGAGAACGGCTTCTACAGCTACGCCTGGATcaact